The genome window CGCGGCAGGACGCGCTGGAGATCACCTGGATGACGCCGGAGGAGGCCGTGTCGCACACGGTCAGCGAGGAGCTCGAGGGCGGTCGCAGCGCCCTGGTCAAGGCCGCGATGGCGTCGGTGGGCAAGCTCGTCTGAGCCCGCGCCGGAGAGTTCCGAAAATTCCTCTTGCGCTCGTTGGCTAATGGTATTAGCTTTACGGCTATGAACACTTCCATCGCTTCGCAGGTCAAGTTCCTGCAGCGCCCCGAGGGACGCATCAGCTACACCGTCGAGGGCTCCGGCCCGCTCGTCGTCGCCGTCCCCGGGATGGGCGACCTCCGCTCCACGTACCGCGAGCTGACCGGCCCGCTCCTGGAGGCCGGCTACCGGGTCGCCGTCACGGACCTGCGTGCGCACGGGGAGTCGGACACGACGTTCCGCGAGTTCGGCGACATCGCCACCGCGCGCGACCTGATCGCGCTGATCGACGAGCTCGGCGGCAACGCCGTCGTCCTCGGCAACTCGATGGGCGCGGCCGCCGCCGCCTGGGCCGCCGCCGAGCGCCCCGACGCGATCGCCGGCCTCGTGCTCTACGGCCCGCTGCTGCGCGACCCGGCGATGAGCCGCTTGACCGTCGCAGCCATCCACGGGATGTACCGCGTGCTGTTCACCGGCCCGTGGGGCCCGGCGGTGTGGGCGGGCTACTACCGCTCGATCAACAAGGGCCGCACCGCCCCGTGGCTGAAGGAGCACTCGGCCGACCTCAAGCGCAACATGAAGGAGCCCGGCCGGCTCCGCTCGTTCCGCCACCTCACCCTCCAGCTCACCCACTCGGTGGTGGAGCCCCGGATGCCCGAAGTGAAGGCCCCGACCCTCGCCTTCGTCGGAGCCCTCGACCCCGACTACCGCGACCCGGCCGCCGAGGCCGACTGGATCGAGTCCTTCGGCGCCGAGGTCGTCCGCGTCCCCGAAGCCGGCCACTACCCGCAGGCCCAGCGGCCGGACATCATCGTCCCGGCGACCTTGCGGTTCCTGGCGGAGCGGCGGGAGAGCGGCTGGGGTGAGAAGCGTGCCTAGGGCCGGCCTCACCCGCCCGGCGGTCGCGGCGGTGGCCCTGGACCTCGTGGACGCCGGAGGCGTGAACGGCCTCGACCGCCTCACCCTCGCGGCCGTCGCCTCCCGGGCGGGCGTCGCGGTGCCGAGCCTCTACAAGCACGTCGCCTCCCTCGACGACCTGCGCCGCGTGGTCGCCACCGAGTGCGTCGCCGAGCTGACGGGTGTGCTCGCCGAGGCGACCATCGGCCGCTCGGGGTCGGATGCCATCCACTCAGCCGCGGACGCCGTCCGCGCCTACGCCCACCGCCACCCCGGCCGGTACGCGGCGACCCAGGTGGCGCCGGACCTCGCCTCCGAGGCGGACGCCGAGCTTGCGGCGCGTGCCGGCGAGACCATCGCCGTCCTGGCGGCGGCGCTGCGCGGCTTCGGCCTCCCCGAGGATTCCACGGTCGACGCCATCCGGATGCTGCGCAGCGCCCTCCACGGCTTCATCACCCTCGAACTCGGCGGCGGCTTCGGCCTCCCCGACGACCTCGACCGCAGTTTCCGCCTCCTGATCGACGGCATCGAGGCGGGGATCGCCTCCCTGGCGGCGCACGCAGTCCGCTAGCACGGGAATCGTTCCCCCGAGTCCCGTCCGTGAGGACCCGGCCATCTCGTTCGACCGGAATTCGCACCCTCCCGGCCCTGATTCTCCGGAGTTACGGACACTCCCACGGCGCGTCGTCCCGAGTCTCCGGAGTTGTGGGCGGGTGGGCAACGGAGGAGATCCGCTCGGGGAACGGCCCGAAACGCAGTCAACGGAGGAGATCCGGCCGGTTGTCGGCCGGATCTCCTCCGTTGTGCGTGCGGTTGTGGGTCAGCCGCGGGCGCGGCGGGTGCCGCGTCCGCGGGTGGTGCCCGAATTCACCAGGTCGCCGACGCGCATGCCCTGGCGGGGAGCGTTCGAGCCGTGGGTCGAGCCGCCCTTGTGGCCCGATCCGGTGGTGTGCGTCGCGGCGTCGCCGCCGGAGGAGCGACGGCCGCGGCCGTTCCCGCGCGAGGTGCTGTCGTTCTGGCCCCCGCGGCCTCCGGCGCTGCGGCCCGAGGCGGTCTGGTCGGCACCGCCACGACCACCGTTCCGGCCGCCGCCGTTCCGGCCGCCGTTGCGGCCCACGCCATTCTCACCTGCGGCCTCACGGCCTCCGGCATTCCGGCCGCCAGCGTTCCGGCCGCCGCCGTTGCGGCCTCCGGGCTCGCGACCTGCGCCGTTCTGGCCCGCGTCACCCGCGACGCCGTTCTGACCGCCGCCCCCACGACGACGCCTCCGGCCAGCGCCGTTGCCGGCGCCCGAGGCGGCAGCCTCGCGGCCGCCACCGTTCGCGCCACCACGACCGCCGCCGTTCCCGCCGCCGTTCACGACCGCGACAGGAGCGACGCGCTCCGCGCGCTCGCCCACCAGCGCGGTCACCGCGGCCGACTCCGCCGTCACCCGCTGCGGCGTCGCCGTGATCGCGGCCGCGCGCAGCAGCTGCTTCACGTCGCCCGCCTGCTCCGGCAGCATCACGGTGGCGACGTCGCCGGCGCTGCCCGCGCGGGCGGTGCGGCCCGAGCGGTGCAGGTACGCCTTGTGCTCCGCGGGCGGGTCGACGTGCACGACCAGCTCCACCTCGTCCACGTGGACGCCGCGGGCGGCGACGTCCGTCGCCACGAGCACGCGCACGTCCCCGCTGCCGAACGCCGCGAGGTTGCGGTCGCGTGCGCCCTGGCTCAGGTTGCCGTGCAGGTCCACGGCCGGGATGCCGGCCGACGTGAGCTGCTTGGCGAGCCGCTTGGCCTGGTGCTTGGTGCGCATGAAGAGGATGCGGCGGCCGCGCCCGGAGGCGAGCACGTGGATGAGGTCCTTCTTGGCGTCCTGGTCGGCCACCTCGAAGACGTGGTGGGTCATGGCCTCCACGTGGCTGGTGGCCTCGTCCACCGAGTGCAGCACCTCGTTCTGGAGGAACTTCTTCACCAGCTTGTCCACGCCGTTGTCCAGCGTCGCCGAGAACAGCAGGCGCTGGCCGCGGGCCGGCGTGGCGTTCAGGATGCGCGTGACCGTGGGCAGGAAGCCGAGGTCGGCCATGTGGTCGGCCTCGTCCAGCACCGTGAGCTCCACCTTGTCGAGGTGGACGAT of Leifsonia shinshuensis contains these proteins:
- a CDS encoding alpha/beta fold hydrolase — protein: MNTSIASQVKFLQRPEGRISYTVEGSGPLVVAVPGMGDLRSTYRELTGPLLEAGYRVAVTDLRAHGESDTTFREFGDIATARDLIALIDELGGNAVVLGNSMGAAAAAWAAAERPDAIAGLVLYGPLLRDPAMSRLTVAAIHGMYRVLFTGPWGPAVWAGYYRSINKGRTAPWLKEHSADLKRNMKEPGRLRSFRHLTLQLTHSVVEPRMPEVKAPTLAFVGALDPDYRDPAAEADWIESFGAEVVRVPEAGHYPQAQRPDIIVPATLRFLAERRESGWGEKRA
- a CDS encoding WHG domain-containing protein, yielding MPRAGLTRPAVAAVALDLVDAGGVNGLDRLTLAAVASRAGVAVPSLYKHVASLDDLRRVVATECVAELTGVLAEATIGRSGSDAIHSAADAVRAYAHRHPGRYAATQVAPDLASEADAELAARAGETIAVLAAALRGFGLPEDSTVDAIRMLRSALHGFITLELGGGFGLPDDLDRSFRLLIDGIEAGIASLAAHAVR
- a CDS encoding DEAD/DEAH box helicase; this encodes MTNQTFADFGVPAPLVAVLAADGKTEPFPIQADTLPDTLAGRDVLGRGKTGSGKTIAFSLPLAARLAASTEGGRPSRGYRRPRGLVLAPTRELATQIDATLKPLAAALGLTTTTIFGGVSQSRQVTALQAGVDIIVACPGRLEDLMKQGIVHLDKVELTVLDEADHMADLGFLPTVTRILNATPARGQRLLFSATLDNGVDKLVKKFLQNEVLHSVDEATSHVEAMTHHVFEVADQDAKKDLIHVLASGRGRRILFMRTKHQAKRLAKQLTSAGIPAVDLHGNLSQGARDRNLAAFGSGDVRVLVATDVAARGVHVDEVELVVHVDPPAEHKAYLHRSGRTARAGSAGDVATVMLPEQAGDVKQLLRAAAITATPQRVTAESAAVTALVGERAERVAPVAVVNGGGNGGGRGGANGGGREAAASGAGNGAGRRRRRGGGGQNGVAGDAGQNGAGREPGGRNGGGRNAGGRNAGGREAAGENGVGRNGGRNGGGRNGGRGGADQTASGRSAGGRGGQNDSTSRGNGRGRRSSGGDAATHTTGSGHKGGSTHGSNAPRQGMRVGDLVNSGTTRGRGTRRARG